One genomic segment of Gottschalkia acidurici 9a includes these proteins:
- a CDS encoding type IV pilus twitching motility protein PilT gives MNKKILSIEELLVKIRDKKASDLHLTANMPPLARASGEIIQIDDEVLTNQDIKELVYSVLTDTQKQILEDKLSVDLAISVLNIGRFRVHVYHQRGNMTAVLRRLSDDNPDLKKLGLPKVVENVCELKSGLVLVTGATGSGKSTTLAAIIDRINQNYSKNIITIEDPIEYVHMNKKSIINQRELYTDVDSFPDALRGALRADPDIILVGEMRDLDTIRTAIMAAETGHLVFATLHSRDAVSSINRMIGVFTPQEQQQIRQQLSVSLKAVISQQLLPRKSGDGIVLACEIMNVTPAISNLIRLEKQEHMYMSIETGFDAGMQTMEQSLIQLVKSGDIDISTAKISSKNASMIEQRLNTINT, from the coding sequence TTGAATAAAAAAATTCTTAGTATAGAGGAACTACTAGTGAAGATAAGAGATAAAAAGGCATCAGATCTTCACCTTACGGCAAATATGCCTCCATTAGCAAGAGCTTCTGGTGAGATTATACAAATAGATGATGAGGTACTAACTAACCAAGATATAAAGGAGCTGGTATACTCTGTTTTGACAGACACCCAAAAGCAAATATTAGAGGACAAGCTTTCTGTGGACTTAGCAATTAGTGTTTTGAATATAGGTAGGTTTAGAGTTCATGTTTACCATCAAAGAGGAAATATGACAGCAGTACTTAGAAGACTTTCGGATGATAATCCAGATTTAAAAAAACTAGGTCTTCCAAAGGTTGTTGAAAATGTATGTGAGCTTAAAAGTGGTTTAGTATTAGTAACAGGAGCGACAGGAAGTGGTAAATCTACAACTCTAGCAGCTATTATAGATAGGATAAATCAAAATTACAGTAAGAATATCATAACTATTGAAGACCCGATAGAGTATGTTCATATGAATAAAAAAAGTATTATCAATCAAAGAGAACTATATACAGATGTTGATTCATTCCCAGATGCTTTAAGAGGTGCATTGAGGGCAGATCCAGATATTATTTTAGTTGGGGAAATGAGAGATCTAGATACAATTAGGACAGCAATTATGGCAGCAGAAACAGGACATTTAGTATTTGCTACACTACACTCTAGGGATGCGGTATCTTCAATAAATAGAATGATTGGAGTATTTACACCCCAAGAGCAACAACAGATTAGACAACAACTTTCAGTCTCCTTAAAAGCAGTAATATCCCAACAATTGCTACCAAGAAAATCGGGAGATGGGATAGTTCTTGCTTGTGAAATTATGAACGTTACACCTGCTATATCTAACTTAATAAGACTTGAAAAACAAGAGCATATGTATATGTCAATTGAAACAGGTTTTGACGCGGGAATGCAGACTATGGAACAAAGTCTTATACAGTTAGTAAAATCAGGAGATATTGATATCTCTACCGCTAAAATATCTTCAAAAAATGCATCCATGATAGAGCAAAGATTAAATACAATTAATACTTAG